From a single Miscanthus floridulus cultivar M001 chromosome 8, ASM1932011v1, whole genome shotgun sequence genomic region:
- the LOC136475148 gene encoding uncharacterized protein isoform X2 — MYTHPDEDESSSPPKLDEVADEAIKLLSASYDTELISDRLQDAEKEDSLQLRKDNSEHGLSDEDEQIVGSLAADGSHLLNIDLNVCSARFHCFTLPEIRTILQRDKPTVVCISGVERLRESTEVLDLIKGKHERSKDCCFPKAGRIISLTETNDELDDLKANLLPNVSPWKGFAYRKGNTSITSKVMKKVKKISKLAKQLQKNKKVQGLIALELCELIEMDYPNYLKDHLEELVVQVETEQDRPVWFYP, encoded by the exons ATGTATACCCACCCCGACGAAGACGAATCATCATCTCCACCGAAAT TGGATGAAGTCGCTGATGAAGCTATAAAGCTGCTCTCTGCGTCTTACGACACTGAACTG ATTTCTGATCGACTGCAGGATGCTGAGAAGGAAGATTCTCTCCAGCTGAGAAAGGACAATTCTGAACATGGACTTTCTGATGAAG ATGAACAAATTGTCGGCAGTCTTGCTGCAGATGGATCACATCTTCTTAATATTGACCTCAATGTCTGCTCAGCCCGTTTCCATTGCTTTACCCTTCCTGAAATTAGGACAATTCTTCAAAGGGACAAGCCTACGGTAGTTTGTATTTCTGGAGTGGAAAGACTTCGTGAGTCCACTGAGGTTCTTGATTTGATAAAGGGTAAGCACGAGAGGTCAAAAGATTGCTGCTTTCCAAAAGCTGGGAGAATCATTTCTTTGACGGAAACGAATGATGAACTTGATGACTTAAAAGCCAATCTGCTTCCCAATGTGTCACCGTGGAAAGGATTTGCTTATAGGAAAGGCAATACAAGCATCACTTCCAAGGTCATGAAGAAAGTAAAGAAAATTTCCAAACTGGCAAAACAACTCCAGAAGAACAAGAAAGTTCAGGGACTGATCGCCCTTGAGCTGTGCGAGTTAATCGAGATGGATTATCCCAACTACTTGAAGGATCACCTTGAAGAATTGGTTGTTCAAGTTGAAACTGAGCAGGATAGGCCTGTCTGGTTTTATCCGTAA
- the LOC136475148 gene encoding uncharacterized protein isoform X3 yields MKLLFQSLEDHIFPLIFSVDEVADEAIKLLSASYDTELDAEKEDSLQLRKDNSEHGLSDEDEQIVGSLAADGSHLLNIDLNVCSARFHCFTLPEIRTILQRDKPTVVCISGVERLRESTEVLDLIKGKHERSKDCCFPKAGRIISLTETNDELDDLKANLLPNVSPWKGFAYRKGNTSITSKVMKKVKKISKLAKQLQKNKKVQGLIALELCELIEMDYPNYLKDHLEELVVQVETEQDRPVWFYP; encoded by the exons ATGAAATTGTTGTTCCAGTCTCTTGAGGATCATATATTTCCCTTGATATTTTCAGTGGATGAAGTCGCTGATGAAGCTATAAAGCTGCTCTCTGCGTCTTACGACACTGAACTG GATGCTGAGAAGGAAGATTCTCTCCAGCTGAGAAAGGACAATTCTGAACATGGACTTTCTGATGAAG ATGAACAAATTGTCGGCAGTCTTGCTGCAGATGGATCACATCTTCTTAATATTGACCTCAATGTCTGCTCAGCCCGTTTCCATTGCTTTACCCTTCCTGAAATTAGGACAATTCTTCAAAGGGACAAGCCTACGGTAGTTTGTATTTCTGGAGTGGAAAGACTTCGTGAGTCCACTGAGGTTCTTGATTTGATAAAGGGTAAGCACGAGAGGTCAAAAGATTGCTGCTTTCCAAAAGCTGGGAGAATCATTTCTTTGACGGAAACGAATGATGAACTTGATGACTTAAAAGCCAATCTGCTTCCCAATGTGTCACCGTGGAAAGGATTTGCTTATAGGAAAGGCAATACAAGCATCACTTCCAAGGTCATGAAGAAAGTAAAGAAAATTTCCAAACTGGCAAAACAACTCCAGAAGAACAAGAAAGTTCAGGGACTGATCGCCCTTGAGCTGTGCGAGTTAATCGAGATGGATTATCCCAACTACTTGAAGGATCACCTTGAAGAATTGGTTGTTCAAGTTGAAACTGAGCAGGATAGGCCTGTCTGGTTTTATCCGTAA
- the LOC136475148 gene encoding uncharacterized protein isoform X1, protein MKLLFQSLEDHIFPLIFSVDEVADEAIKLLSASYDTELISDRLQDAEKEDSLQLRKDNSEHGLSDEDEQIVGSLAADGSHLLNIDLNVCSARFHCFTLPEIRTILQRDKPTVVCISGVERLRESTEVLDLIKGKHERSKDCCFPKAGRIISLTETNDELDDLKANLLPNVSPWKGFAYRKGNTSITSKVMKKVKKISKLAKQLQKNKKVQGLIALELCELIEMDYPNYLKDHLEELVVQVETEQDRPVWFYP, encoded by the exons ATGAAATTGTTGTTCCAGTCTCTTGAGGATCATATATTTCCCTTGATATTTTCAGTGGATGAAGTCGCTGATGAAGCTATAAAGCTGCTCTCTGCGTCTTACGACACTGAACTG ATTTCTGATCGACTGCAGGATGCTGAGAAGGAAGATTCTCTCCAGCTGAGAAAGGACAATTCTGAACATGGACTTTCTGATGAAG ATGAACAAATTGTCGGCAGTCTTGCTGCAGATGGATCACATCTTCTTAATATTGACCTCAATGTCTGCTCAGCCCGTTTCCATTGCTTTACCCTTCCTGAAATTAGGACAATTCTTCAAAGGGACAAGCCTACGGTAGTTTGTATTTCTGGAGTGGAAAGACTTCGTGAGTCCACTGAGGTTCTTGATTTGATAAAGGGTAAGCACGAGAGGTCAAAAGATTGCTGCTTTCCAAAAGCTGGGAGAATCATTTCTTTGACGGAAACGAATGATGAACTTGATGACTTAAAAGCCAATCTGCTTCCCAATGTGTCACCGTGGAAAGGATTTGCTTATAGGAAAGGCAATACAAGCATCACTTCCAAGGTCATGAAGAAAGTAAAGAAAATTTCCAAACTGGCAAAACAACTCCAGAAGAACAAGAAAGTTCAGGGACTGATCGCCCTTGAGCTGTGCGAGTTAATCGAGATGGATTATCCCAACTACTTGAAGGATCACCTTGAAGAATTGGTTGTTCAAGTTGAAACTGAGCAGGATAGGCCTGTCTGGTTTTATCCGTAA